taacgaaataaatatgcagtgtagtcgcataacgttttgcttaattagcgaaaaacctttcgtagacttgcgagaaatattttcagcttcagcgctttagcgaaaactgcgaaaaaagacccttgaatttggggtcagccagaggcagccgctcaaaaatcaaattttggcaatttttcaaaaatgtactatcagtcacacaaatttaaatttccgtaggccgatcgtactattgctgaagatttacgaaaaattaacactgatgtccacaatgcgttaagcttttagtgataggcctccaaagttgtgaaatctgaaagttgcagaattgcctttttccacctgttgtgaaacgcgaattttttcctagaaatccgtgacaatttccgcaaaacgaaggttcattcctttctatagagacatttgcccagctcatataaaaatttcgtgcaaaacaaaaaatagtcgggacccccctaggtctgtccttatctgaacacaccctacagtcaacgtcccattgaaagtgaccccttcagattttgaatatgcttcacctcgatacactctcgtattgcggcaaagctgcctttcaagctgcgcTACGGTCTCAATAAAACGCTAGTTCCAATGTGgacatgaaagatgtggcagaggcgggggttcaattaatgctgttttggacctaaaacttgggcaggaagtccaaaaaatcggacgatgaagctttttagcatccaaaatttcagatgtttttatgtatcgacgtctacaaggcagatttggaactccagacttgaagggagcagagttgccacatcagttgggcttccgaagaagttgaaagaggaggggaggctgaggaaatggcatccttgcctatcacatgtaaagtgttgtcggcaacactttggttgcaccaaatcatgtacataaatacaattcggcctctacattgcctcattcttgataagacaactatgaaacgccaccctgccagtgcttcatctacctaacgaaaagaaacactttcatgttgctatctctaagaatatgcttaggaatactCTCCAACTTTCTTTTCTGCAATtccgcttcgaagtattagaaaaatatttgattcgattcgcactcacacttcaatattcgaattcgcttcgcacccaaaattttgctatttgcacagctctaagcaaaacacctatttttatttcaAATTTCAGGGGGGTGGGGGCTGCCACCGGCTGCAGAGCTTCTCTTCATGCTAAGAAGGTCGCCCGGAGCACATCTTGGTCCTGCACTGCAGAGCGGCATGAGATGTTTTACGACTGTGGACTatttcattacttttttttttcactgcagagGTGACCAATACCATCTacaaaatacaaataaatatgcTTGAATGCATATTTTATAATGCTAACCTATGTGGGGAGAGGTGTCTCATGGAAAGTGATGACACCAGACGAGCTGGTGAAGTTCAGTTTATCTCCAAAATGTatattctgaattttctttgCTTTGAATGTTTTTGTATATATGGTATagtgttttttattgtttttatcaACTGACAATAAAAAAGTACACACTTTCAAACTTTTATATGTTCCATAATATTTTTCGTGCACTGCAACTTATATTTTTTGGGAAGAGCATTTCATTATGCACAGTTTGATAAGCTGAAATGTGTGCTGGAGCATCCTTTATACTGGCAAAATATTTCTTCCTGACACCTATGAAAAATGACTACTTTCTCATAGTAACAGGTGGTAGCAGGCGTACGTTCACCCGATGGTTAGTAAACGCAACACAAATCTCAAACAGTGGCCTCCAGAAAGTTCACTGTGCCCAAGTGTCACCTATTCATAGAGGCACATGTTGCTTCCCAGAGCtggagtgtttctttttttgtcattttgaTCTCAAAAGCAAATTTGTCAATAGTGTTTTTTTTGTTAGTCGAGACTCTGGGGAATAGACGGTTCATACTTTTTAATGGTAAATCATAGAACGACGGTGATTAGTATCTGAATATCCCTTTCAAGCTATATTGCAAGTTCCCTCATATGTACAGGAATATTTGGCTCAGGTATTCATGAGAACAAGATCACAATGACAATGTGTGTAAGAGCGGGCAAAAGACACGTCCACGTCATCTCTTTTTTGGGCTTTATGCCTTAGCATCGTGAGGCACTAACTAGTGCAAATCAACACCCGTCTAAGTGGGGTTTGTTTCTTACGTTCATGAAAtacaagctttctttttaaagacATTTCTTTTTGCagcacatctgaaataatttAGATTGGGCAGGTTGGCCGGAATCTGACTTTCATTGCCTACAGTGATGCTTTTACGTTGTCTGTTACCAGTTCATAATGCTCACATTTATGATGggaccttttttcttttttctttcaacaGGTCAAAGAAATGGTCACTCCCCCGGAAAGGAGACAGCTGGCCTACGTCAGGCATGTCACCTCTAATATAGGGCTCGGCGAAGTGCAGCTGGATAAAACCATGCTTGTACTACAGCTCTACATTAACTCACTGTCGAAATAAATTATACGAACATTGCATTGACCCACGGTTGCCCAGCGCCTGCTTTGTTTGTTTGATTAAAGATAGCATTTAAAACTACTTTATTTACCTTTCGTATCAAGACTTGCTAATACCATGATCATCATGATATATATACATCATGTTTCTTTGGCAGAAGCTCACCAAAAGGAGAAAATGAGTGGTTCCTGCGTGGGATTTGACCTAAGGTATGCCATACGCTATGCTATTGGAAGATAATGTACACGGGTCAGGGTGCAAACACTGGTAGCAGGTATTCCAGCCAACATTAAGTGAAAGTAATGAATGCGAGTCCTCTACATAGTAAGAAAAGCAAGGAACAGGCAACCGGTGCTCAGTTAGAGCAACAGAATGgctaccaagagatgggaaatgCAGGAGAGGACAGCGGTGCATTATATCTAAGTGATGAAGTTGAGAAGCTTGCAGGGGTTAATTGAATCAACTTGCACAAGAGGGCCTGTCTACACTTGCATTACCAATCCATACTTATTTTATAAAAATGTTCCTTGAAGTGCTAATTATAGTAAAAGGGCATGGCATTTAAGAGAATTGCTGTTATGGTCAGTATGACAACGTACGAATGAAGTGTGCTGTACAGGTGCTACAACCAaatttttttgtcaaaaacaAGAATTTTCAGCTAACTCGGATGCCTACTTGCCTGCATAGACCTGAGAACATTTAACTGCTAAAGCGATATAATTGAATTCAAAATATACAATAGGTATTACCATAGCGGACTGATTTAAAAAATTTTTGTAATGCACATTCTTGATTCTTCAATGAATGTCATGAATGGCAACTTGCTTCTGGTTCTGCAAAGAACGTGCCAGAGATGAGCAATTGCATTGCTTCAGTGCCAATCACACAGTCCTTAATATACATCTTGAGACGAGTTCTGCCAGAACCTTTCCAAATCTGGGGCAAAGAAACTGCTCCCAGGATAGACTGGATAAGTATTTGTATTTTCCCCAGATGATTGAAGACTGGAATAATTTATCAACAGAACAGCTGCACTGCAACGATGCCAACTTGCTCTTTGGAATGGTTGCCCTCaataaataaaaagtttttttttttaatgaacagCGGCACATACTCGGTGATGCAAGTTGGTCCAACGACTCTGTTCTGAACTATGCTCCTTCATTACACCCAGTACACAAGTTGCCATGAGTGGTGGAGAGATAAACATAAACAGATAGGTACTGTAAAATGCGTAAAATATCATAAAAACTCTCACTGCAATAGAATATGTTCTAACATAAGATTGGCCAAAGGGCCACGAGATGTTGCTGCCAGTTTTGCTGTTCCTGTAACTCGGCAATCCGCACACAGCAGCATTTTTGCAGACAAGGCAATAGTGATCTTCATCATGAACTGGAAGGCATTGAGTtttctaaaattaactagaggggactctggcgttgcgatcgttcagccaccatgggaatgatgggtagtacacggatttgcctagtcttcgtacttgcgggcttcgaacgcacttgtggctttgtttattgctgtgttttgattttctttcggataaaagaatggatcgttgtggacTTCGTGATCAGAttcgaattggtgagcctaaaaaggataaagtggtgaagtggaactgctgacttttgctaaacttcgtcttgctacaaagcagatgcaggcgacgcgtagacaaatctgtgtactacccattattcccatgctggctgaagtgccatgggttgcaactcccatagacactagcaccagagttccctctagtaagtattgtaggaaactttatGCTGGAAGGCACTTTCTGCATCCCCTTCTGcatcgctcccacaacacgtgccccgatttctccggcgtggcctgtaataactctgatgggcgagagagcgagtacagagagagagaaagagaaattcttggtgaaaaaaaaatttttcatgaGGCAGGACTTGAACCAGGGTTACACAATTCGAAGGCAATCGTCTTCACCACTCAgtcatccaggcacgctagcagagcgtaacatagccttgtatagtatagtatagcaagtggtgggaaagggaagtcagggcaAGGAGGAGagttgtgagggtgaggaggagcggagagagtaaagcatagcatagaaagaatgagaaaaagagaaatagtcagaaagaaatagaaaaagaaagaaagaggaagcaagcgagaaagagagaggagtaAAGGGAAGACGGATAGataaagagacagaaatagagaaaaaaaggcagaaaaaacagagagaaaacgacaggaagaaagaaagagaaagctaaagagaaacaaagaaggccacccagcaccgcagttccttcagacttggcaccactagtacaaagctgccgcaattttttttattgcgatttaTGATAGTGCAGTATTTGACCCTTGCCTATTAAATCTAATTAAAGGCTCAAATAAGACTAAAACTGTGCTGCCGAGTTCATTCTGGTTGATTATTCCTGCAAGCTTATTATCACAGCGCTGaaattgcagctttttttttttttttttttttttccccgctgtAGCTGATGGTCTTGTACGAGGCCTGCTGGATGTAGTTCGTGTCAGTGGCGTTAGCTCTGTGTAAAACGCACAGCTAAAACAATAAATATGCGGTAGCTCTCACATCATCACTGTCTTCTTTCGTCCCGTGTGCTAACACCGCGTTTCGATAGTATTGAAATTCTCAATAGATCTTCGCCACTTCTCTTATATATCATTCTTTCACTGCTACATTTCAATGAAATAGTTATAGCCATCCATGACGTGTACAAACCACTCACCCAAATGCCATTGCTCCTCCAGATGCTCGTGCCATGTTGCAGCAGTTCTTTTATACGTATCGAGCACAACTACATTTTCCTTGCCGGCAGCACTGCTGCAATCACTGACCCTGTTAGCTTCACATCAGCCAGTAGAAATCTGTTGGTGGTAATGCATAGGAACACCTGTGTTACAGAGATTATACCGATGTTATTGTATTGTGTCTGTCCCCGCCCTTCGTGTAATGTCCATCATGGTACATAACACCTGTGTTGTCCTCTGCAAAAGTGTAGTTGTGATAGTCTATACACACTACAGATGTTGCCAACTATGGCACCAGCAGCAGTAAAAGGAACTCCACAACTTGCACTACCAATATGAGGCAAACAAAAAATGAGGGTCGCATATACTTTCATATAGCATAAAATGTTAAAAACATCTGACAGACAGTAGATTTTTGAAAATATGACGATTAACCGGCGATTTTTGCTTTATTTTACAGCAACAGTGACTTTTTTTGTTACATCACTTTAAAAATGCTCATGGTGACATGCATCAGTCATTTTCACTTCCTTGTCTTTTAAAAGCCAAATAAAATTTTTATTCCCTCTCTAGAATCACTAAAAAAATACTCGATACCCGGGTTCGAGATCGGCAAACTAAACGCGCATAATGTTAGTCTACTGCAGTAGAATTGCAGTCTACTCCAGTAACTGTTCTGTCGTACAAGTGAAAATACTGCAATGCCACTGAAAACCCTGTGCGCTTTCCTGGATAAAGTACTCTCACAAATGCCCTGCGAAGGCACAACACTGCAGTACATTTTGTGCGAAATGACAGCACAATATATGCACTGTGCAACAATATCCCATTGCGATAAAATGAAGAGCACAAGAAATGCTATCTTCCGTTAGAGAAATACATCACTATGTTGTATATGCAGATGCTCAAGGTGCCACTGAAGGTACCTTGCTACTTTTGCAAAAATCTTTTAAGCTAAAAATGACATCAGCGCCAACAGTCAGTGAAAAATAATGCTTTGCTGTGCTGCAGTTCTGGCAAACTTAAAAACTTGCCGAGAGTAGCAAGACTGTCACGAACATATTCGAGCTACTTAATGGTAAATGCTTTCGCTACAGCTTTCGTTGACTGGTGACACAAAAgttaaaaaattaaaagaaaaaaagcacagtGCTGAAGTGTTTCATCGAAGATTGAGCCATGGCTCAATCATCAACATGTAAACCTTCTTTGAAGTTCATGCACATTTTGTCTTTTCATGCGGCATTCTTTCTTTGTCCATTTTACACCGAGCAAAAGCCACAGTCCAGCCACTTAGGCAGCTGCATGGTACTTGACAAAGGCCACAGCTGCAAGCTCTTTGCAGAACTCCTCAAGGACGATGATGGCTTCCAAGACACCGGATTCAGCTCCCAGCGCGCAGTCGTCGCCACTGTCGTTGAGAAGTGCGTTGCGTGTCAGCATGAGCTTGCGCTTAAGGTTTTCCATGCCATGAACTGCCACCTGAATCTCTTCCACAACCTTGAGGAGGGCGGTGAACAACGATCTCGCCCCGGGAGCCAAAGGCAGCAGTGGGTTCAACAGGTACTCGTGAAGGTTCGGATGTGCAAACAGGGCCAGCCGCGAGATGAGGGAGGTCACCAGCAGGTTCACGTCGTACGGCTGTCTGTGCATGTTTTCAATTCGGTCCAGTAGCATGGACAGAAAGGGACCTTCATAGAAGCCGTGGTGGAGGCTGTCGGCCTCGGGCTGCGAATCCGAGCTCTGGTCATCTTCGGCACTTGGCAGTTCCTCTCTCACTGGCTCGCTCGGCCACTCCCAACCGTCGGTGACTGCAAGCATGTCCTGATACTGCCGGTGTGCGTCGGATATGTACGCATCGTAGCCAGAGTCGGTCTCCTCGCACGACTTTATTTCATCGGGTAAGAGCATTAGGAAACAATTGAGAATGCGATGAATCTGTGCAGGTGCAAACGTGCGGCTAACTGGCGATGATCCGGGCGAGATTTCGAAGTCGCTCATGTTTGCCTTACCGACACGATTGCACAATCCCTCTTGGTCGTCGTCACTGAAATCGAAAGCTTCGGCAGCAGCATCACTTTGGTAGTTGCGGCTGACCAGGTGGCTAAGCAGTAAGCTATCTAGAATCTCCTTCGAAGGCCTTTGCAATAGCTCTTCAAAGGCCTGAAGGGTGGTAAGCACAAGCTGGGGAGAAGCGTTAGGATCACGGCCACGCTCCAACAGCATGTCCTTTGGTGAAGCACTGGATCCCTTCTGGTTGCCTAACAAGAAGCTTCCCACGGTGACGACCAAGTCTTTCGAATTAAGATTGCGCAAGCAAGTGGTGACTAGTGAAGTGATGAAAAGGAAGCTCTCTTCGGACTCGGCTTTGGTGAAGTCGTCGAGTAGGGGACCCTGTAGGAAGCTTTCCAAGAATGTCTTGCTGAGCTCGGCACCTACAATGGCGTTTGACAGTTCAACCAAGGTGTCCGTGAAGCCAAGCCACTTAAAGAAGCAAAGAAGTTTCCGCTTTCCAGGGGCGAGAACTTGGTGGTCCGTTGAACCACTGGAAGTAACAGCGTCGGCGCTCCAAGAAGTCACTGCTTCATCAATGTCGGCCGCTTTCAAGGTGTGAGGTATGGCACAGTAGAGCTTGACTAGGTGAAGAATCACGCTGGAACACATGTTAGACTTGGTGATCACGTAGCGTGCGACGTCGTCGCCGAGATTAGACATGCACAATATAAGGCACTCTGCTGCAAGCGTAGAAACGTCAGAGTCGGCACTCTCCATAAGGGTAAGGCAGGCCCGAAGTAAGGGGAACGACACTGCAGACGTGTCACCACAGCCTCCATCTGGTTGCTTTCCATTTGGAATGGACGTGCAATGCCTCTCTTCAAGCATTGTTGGTAAGAAGCAGGTGAGGATGCTGGGGTCGGCTCGGATTTTCTGGCAGACGACGTTAAGAAAGCCAGCCTGcaaaaaacaaagcgatatgTACTACAACGTCAATACTACCGCCGAAAAGTGTGCGCGCGGACATTTGCTCCCCGAATGCACAAATACGGCATGAAAAGCAAACACGAGGCGTGCGAATGCAGGGTACTCTTAAACACGTTAGACTGTTTATGTTCCCCGACTTTAAGTGCTCGAAAGAACTGATGACCTCGATTCATACCTCTTCTCGTTCCGTAGGCGCAGCCAGAACCTCGCCACAAAGACCGATGAGCTTTTGGACGGCAGTATAGATTCCCATCTGCGGCAGCAACACTTGTCTGCTGTTGGACAGTAGCCGCGTGGTGAACACAAGGACGCACTTCTTGATTCCAGGGGGAGTGTCCGCTCTTGACAACGCGCTCATTTGTTCGAGCATCTTGTGCTGCAAGAAGTACTCCATACACGGCCCCATGTTCTCGCTTCCAAGCTCGGCTTCCTCTTGGTCTAATATCTTCGACATTTCTTCGAGGCGTCCGGCCAAACCTGTGAGCTCTATGGGTTTCTTGCTGTTCGAGTTGCGGTCAGTGTAGAACTTCATGATCGCCGTCCAATGCCACAAGAACTCCTCATGCAGCGGCAGCGGTGGAGCTAACGCGTCCACCGCGTTGGAAAATGCGGTGGCAAGCCGGGAGAACATCTTGATGCGGGGCGGCTACGTTAGCGAGCGCTTAAAATAGCCATCTGCCAAGCTGCGGCAACAACCCAACACGACGGATTTACGTGTCGCTGCCAGACAGAGCAGCTTGCCTCCTCGACACATTGCTGCACCGAACTGTACAAAAATACTTCCTTCGTTACAACAGAGGTACCGCAGCAACTAATACGGTCAGGGACGATGAGGAACAATCGGACAGGTGGGAAAGTCTCTCATTTTTTCTCGCATCAGCTGCATTCGTAAGCAAATGATGTTCGAAACCGC
This window of the Rhipicephalus sanguineus isolate Rsan-2018 chromosome 2, BIME_Rsan_1.4, whole genome shotgun sequence genome carries:
- the LOC119382695 gene encoding FHF complex subunit HOOK interacting protein 2A, with the protein product MFSRLATAFSNAVDALAPPLPLHEEFLWHWTAIMKFYTDRNSNSKKPIELTGLAGRLEEMSKILDQEEAELGSENMGPCMEYFLQHKMLEQMSALSRADTPPGIKKCVLVFTTRLLSNSRQVLLPQMGIYTAVQKLIGLCGEVLAAPTEREEAGFLNVVCQKIRADPSILTCFLPTMLEERHCTSIPNGKQPDGGCGDTSAVSFPLLRACLTLMESADSDVSTLAAECLILCMSNLGDDVARYVITKSNMCSSVILHLVKLYCAIPHTLKAADIDEAVTSWSADAVTSSGSTDHQVLAPGKRKLLCFFKWLGFTDTLVELSNAIVGAELSKTFLESFLQGPLLDDFTKAESEESFLFITSLVTTCLRNLNSKDLVVTVGSFLLGNQKGSSASPKDMLLERGRDPNASPQLVLTTLQAFEELLQRPSKEILDSLLLSHLVSRNYQSDAAAEAFDFSDDDQEGLCNRVGKANMSDFEISPGSSPVSRTFAPAQIHRILNCFLMLLPDEIKSCEETDSGYDAYISDAHRQYQDMLAVTDGWEWPSEPVREELPSAEDDQSSDSQPEADSLHHGFYEGPFLSMLLDRIENMHRQPYDVNLLVTSLISRLALFAHPNLHEYLLNPLLPLAPGARSLFTALLKVVEEIQVAVHGMENLKRKLMLTRNALLNDSGDDCALGAESGVLEAIIVLEEFCKELAAVAFVKYHAAA